In Oryza sativa Japonica Group chromosome 2, ASM3414082v1, the following are encoded in one genomic region:
- the LOC4329616 gene encoding U-box domain-containing protein 25, protein MPGSVPLALGLDTAGVQVPWYFRCPISLELMRDPVTVSTGQTYDRASIESWVATGNTTCPVTRSPLDRAFTLIPNHTLRRLIQDWCVAHRSLGVERIPTPKQPADPDLIRSLLAQCPALPPLRKLRALARDSDKNRLVMATHETRAALVDMAFGTNAGGEEVEAEAMAVLAMVGLGEAEAVEVVGRRERVARLGELLVSGEGAATTTATLECRVNAGAVVEAVAAVSGADARAVLGAAEGVMEGLVALVEEKAHARAVRVGIRGLFALCLAKENRPRAVAAGAAAALARRVAEGGGGAGEPERALAAVERLCRTEGGRDAVVAGAGGGAAAVCALVRAMSGRSAEHAAGALVAVVGGSEPLQVEAVRAGAMSQLLLMVQGGCSERAKRKAQHLLKLLRSAWPAADSIANSDDFLQPY, encoded by the coding sequence ATGCCGGGGAGCGTGCCGCTGGCGCTGGGCCTGGACACGGCGGGGGTGCAGGTGCCCTGGTACTTCCGGTGCCCCATCTCCCTGGAGCTGATGCGCGACCCGGTGACGGTGTCCACCGGCCAGACCTACGACCGCGCCAGCATCGAGTCGTGGGTGGCCACCGGCAACACCACCTGCCCCGTCACCCGCTCCCCGCTCGACCGCGCCTTCACCCTCATCCCCAACCAcaccctccgccgcctcatccAGGACTGGTGCGTCGCCCACCGCTCCCTCGGCGTCGAGCGCATCCCCACCCCGAAGCAGCCAGCCGACCCCGACCTCATCCGCTCCCTCCTCGCCCAGTGCCCcgcgctcccgccgctccgcaAGCTCAGGGCGCTCGCCCGGGACTCCGACAAGAACCGCCTCGTCATGGCCACCCACGAGACACGGGCGGCGCTCGTTGACATGGCGTTTGGGACGAACgctggtggggaggaggtcgagGCCGAGGCGATGGCGGTTCTTGCTATGGTTGGGTTGGGTGAGGCTGAGGCTGTGGAGGtggtggggaggagggagagggtggCGAGGCTCGGGGAGCTGCTGGTGAGTGGGGaaggggcggcgacgacgacggcgacgctggAGTGCAGGGTTAATGCTGGGGCTGTGGTGGAGGCGGTTGCGGCGGTGTCCGGCGCGGACGCCAGGGCGGTGCtgggcgcggcggagggggtCATGGAGGGGCTCGTCGCGCTGGTCGAGGAGAAGGCCCACGCGCGCGCCGTCCGCGTCGGGATCCGTGGACTGTTCGCGCTCTGCCTCGCCAAGGAGAACcgcccccgcgccgtcgccgccggtgccgcggcggcgctcgcgcgtcgcgtcgcggagggaggcggtggcgcgggggaGCCGGAGCGCGCGCTGGCCGCGGTGGAGCGGCTGTGCCGGACGGAGGGCGGGCGCGACGCGGTGGTCGCGGGCGCcgggggaggcgcggcggcggtgtgcgCGCTGGTGCGCGCCATGTCCGGGCGGTCAGCGGAGCACGCGGCGGGGGcgctggtggcggtggtgggcggaTCGGAGCCGCTCCAGGTGGAGGCGGTCCGCGCGGGCGCCATGAGCCAGCTCCTCCTCATGGTGCAGGGCGGGTGCTCGGAGCGGGCGAAGCGGAAGGCGCAGCACCTGCTCAAGCTGCTCCGGTCGGCGTGGCCCGCCGCCGACTCCATCGCCAACTCCGACGACTTCCTCCAACCATACTAA